In Aquincola tertiaricarbonis, the genomic stretch GGAAACCATCGCGGTGGACCGCTACGACAATGCGCCCGGCCAGCAGGTGGCCCACCATGCGCGCACCATCACCATGAGCGATCCGGCGCAGCTGCGGGCGTTGATCGAGGCCGAGCAGCCGCAGCTGGTGGTGCCCGAGATCGAGGCCATCGCCACGCCGGTGCTGGAAGCCTTGGAAGCCGAAGGCCGCGTGCGCGTGATCCCCACCGCCCGCGCCGCCCGCCTGACCATGGACCGCGAAGGCATCCGCCGGCTGGCCGCCGAAACCCTGGGCCTGCCCACCAGCCCGTACAAGTTCTGCGATTCGCAGGAAGAGCTGCAGGCCGCCATCGATGGGGGCATCGGCTACCCCTGCGTCGTCAAGCCGGTGATGAGCAGCTCGGGCAAGGGCCAGAGCAAGCTGGACGGCCCGGCCGACGTGGGCCCGGCCTGGCAGGCGGCTATGGCCGGCGGCCGCGTCAGCCACGGCCGGGTGATCGTCGAAGGCTTCATCGACTTCGACTACGAGATCACGCTGCTGACGGTGCGCGCCCAGGGCGCCGACGGCCAGGTGCAGACGCACTTCTGCGACCCCATCGGCCACATCCAGGTCAGCGGCGACTATGTGGAAAGCTGGCAGCCGCACCCGATGAGCCCGGCCGCGCTGGACAAGGCCCGGCAGATCGCCCAGGCAGTGACCGGCGACCTGGGCGGCCAGGGCCTGTTCGGCGTGGAGCTGTTCGTCAAGGGCGACCAGGTGTGGTTCAGCGAGGTGAGCCCGCGCCCGCACGACACCGGCATGGTGACCATGATCACCCAGCACCAGAACGAGTTCGAGCTGCATGCCCGCGCCATCCTGGGCCTGCCGGTGGACACCACGCTGCGCACGCCCGGCGCCAGCGCGGTGATCTACGGCGGCGTGGAAGCGGCCGGCATCGTGTTCGATGGCGTGGACGAGGCGCTGCGTGTGCCGCGCACCGAGCTGCGCCTCTTCGGCAAGCCCGAGAGCTTCGCCAAGCGCCGCATGGGCGTGGCCCTGGCCTATGACGCCGACGTGGAGCAGGCCCGCGTAAACGCCAAGCAGGCCGCTGGGCGGGTGAGGCCGCGCCAAGCATGACCCTGGGCACTTGAACCTGCTCGCCTTCCTGCGCGAGAACGCGCGCTGGCTGGCGCTGGGCGGGCTGCTGCTGTTCTTCGGCGCTGTCGGCCAG encodes the following:
- the purT gene encoding formate-dependent phosphoribosylglycinamide formyltransferase, translated to MTVTLGTPLSPHATKVMLLGSGELGKEVLIALQRLGVETIAVDRYDNAPGQQVAHHARTITMSDPAQLRALIEAEQPQLVVPEIEAIATPVLEALEAEGRVRVIPTARAARLTMDREGIRRLAAETLGLPTSPYKFCDSQEELQAAIDGGIGYPCVVKPVMSSSGKGQSKLDGPADVGPAWQAAMAGGRVSHGRVIVEGFIDFDYEITLLTVRAQGADGQVQTHFCDPIGHIQVSGDYVESWQPHPMSPAALDKARQIAQAVTGDLGGQGLFGVELFVKGDQVWFSEVSPRPHDTGMVTMITQHQNEFELHARAILGLPVDTTLRTPGASAVIYGGVEAAGIVFDGVDEALRVPRTELRLFGKPESFAKRRMGVALAYDADVEQARVNAKQAAGRVRPRQA